The Petrotoga sibirica DSM 13575 region GTCGAGAAGTATCAAGAATTAAAACCAGATTTTGTTACTATGGATATAACTATGCCCATAAAAGATGGTATTCAGGCTATAAAAGAGATTAAGAAAATAGACCCTAACGCTAAGATAATAGTTTGCAGCGCAATGGGACAACAAGCTATGGTTATAGAATCCATTCAGGCTGGAGCTAAGGATTTCATTGTAAAACCATTCCAGGCTAATAGGGTTATAGAAGCTTTACAAAAATTGGAGTAGTTTAAATGCCTACTAACTATGCAACTCCAACCAATAATTTGGTTAATGTGTCGTTTTGGTACTTAGCCATAATTTTACTCATCATACTTCTTGGGGTATTTTATTATATACTGGTTAAGACATTAAAACAGGGGCCAAAAAGTAAAGAAGTGAAGATGGTAAAAAAATATTATCTTGATAGGAATTTATACGTTGGAGTATTGAAAATTTTTAAAGAATATTACATTATTTTGGCTACTTCCAGTTCCAGTGAGATAATAAGAAAGTTAGAAGAAGAAGAGGTTCAGGAAATCATGAATGAACATCCCAAATTTCTTGAAACCTTTTCAAACATATTGAAAAAAGATAAAATTTCAAGGGAAAGGAAGAGGAAAAATTAGAAAAATAAAAACGATTATAACCCTTATTCTTTTTATTCTGACTCTTAGTTTAATTTTTCCTCAAAATACTATTCAACTCCCAGGAATAGATATACAAATAAACCCAAATGAAGAATTTAATACTTTAACGCCGACGTTGACAATACTTTTAATCGTAACCGTTTTGTCATTAGCCCCAGGGTTTCTAATGTTATTTACTTCATTTACAAGAATAGTTGTAGTGTTAAGCTTTTTGAGGCAAGCCATGGGCACTAGGCAAGCCCCTCCAAATCAAGTAATGTTGGCTTTGGCACTTTTTTTAACGATAATGATAATGTTTCCTGTTTTTAATGGGGTGTATCAAGAGGCAATTATTCCTTACAATCAAAATGAGATTAACTATCAAGAAGCTATACAAATTAGTTGGCAACAATTCAAAGGTTTTATGATTTCAGAGATTGTAGCCCATAAAAACGAAGACAATATCTATATGCTTTCATCTTCAATAAATATAGAGATAGATAATATCGAAGAAACTCCTTTTCAAATTCTTGTACCAGCATTTGCAATAAGCGAGTTGGAAATCGCCTTCAAAATGAGTATATTACTCTATTTGCCATTTATCATAGTAGATATGGTGGTAGCAAGTATTCTATTATCAATGGGAATGATCATGATACCTCCAATTCTGATTTCTTTACCTTTTAAAATAATGATTTTTGTAATGGTAAATGGATGGGACATCTTGATTGGTGGATTAGTAAGGAGTTTTGTGGGAGGATGATCTCATGAGTGAAGAGGTACTAATAGAGGTTTTTGAAAACGGTATACTTCTTTTTCTAAAAGTGGTCTCTCCAATTCTAATAATAAGTGTAGCCGTGGGGTTGATTATCAGTGTATTCCAAGCCGTTACACAGCTTCACGAACAAACGTTGACATTTGCACCTAAAATTATAATAACCTTTCTTGCTTTGGTTTTGATGTTCTCTTGGATAATGCAAAACTTATCAGATTTTTCATTTGAGTTATTCACATATTATTTGGGAATGATTTAGGTGGTATTAGAAAACTTAACATACCAATTATGGATTTATTTTTTTATCTTTGCCAGGATGGCTGGAATTACTTTTTTTATCCCTTTTTTTAGTACTGCTTTCGTTCCTGTTCAGGGAAAAGTCTTCATAACGCTCTTTATTTCTTATTTGGTGCTTTTTGAGGTTAACGGCACTTTTCCCATAAATTCACCACCTATAGTGATAATATTCTATTTGTTAATGAATTTTGTTTTTGGAAGTAGTGTAGGATTAATCGCCAATATTTTGTTTTATGCCTTTCAATTTGCTGGGGAAACGATAGGTATACAAATTGGATTTGCAATGGCGAATGTTTTCGATCCTGTAACTAGCGATGAGATCTCTTTAATTTCGGAATTTTCATTTTTGTTGAGTATGTTGCTTTTTTTTATCTTTAAAGGGCCATTAATTTTATACTCAATAATTATAGATTCTTTCAACAAGATTCCCGTTGTTTTTACTCTAACACCTGATGGATTTATGATTTTTTCTCAAAAATTATTTAATGTATTTACTATCGGACTTCAACTTTCTATGCCATTTATTGCATTTATGATACTTTTAAAGGTTGCTTTGGGAATAGTATCTAGATTGATTCCTCAGGTTAATGTTTTTATGGTGGGTATTCCACTACAAATACTGGTAGGATTTTTACTTTTTTTAGGAGTGATTTTGATTTGGGAAGATCAATTTACATCTCTATTCTTTCAACTGATAAAATGGATAAAAAACTCAATGATTCTTCTATTTCAATAAACCTTCAACTCTTTGCTGATCCAGATAAAACAGAAGATCCCACGCCTAGACGGTTAGAAAAAGCTCGAGAAGAAGGTAACATTCCTAAATCGAACGAATTTAACATGGCTGTTGGTTTTTTATCAATTTCCCTTTTCTTGTGGGTAATATTTGAGCCTTTACTTAACGATATTTTTAAGGTATTTTACGATTATTTATCTTTAGATTTAGATTTTTCACCAACAGATTTGCTTGGATATGAGATTAGCGCACATATGAACTTATACATTAAATTGGTACTGTTTTTTGGTGTTGCCGTTGTAGTTTCTACCCTTTTGGGAATGATTCAAACCAAATTTTTGTTTACTTTTAAAT contains the following coding sequences:
- the cheY gene encoding chemotaxis protein CheY; translation: MAKTVLIVDDAAFMRMMLKDILTKGNYEIVGEASNGQEAVEKYQELKPDFVTMDITMPIKDGIQAIKEIKKIDPNAKIIVCSAMGQQAMVIESIQAGAKDFIVKPFQANRVIEALQKLE
- the fliP gene encoding flagellar type III secretion system pore protein FliP (The bacterial flagellar biogenesis protein FliP forms a type III secretion system (T3SS)-type pore required for flagellar assembly.), translating into MRKIKTIITLILFILTLSLIFPQNTIQLPGIDIQINPNEEFNTLTPTLTILLIVTVLSLAPGFLMLFTSFTRIVVVLSFLRQAMGTRQAPPNQVMLALALFLTIMIMFPVFNGVYQEAIIPYNQNEINYQEAIQISWQQFKGFMISEIVAHKNEDNIYMLSSSINIEIDNIEETPFQILVPAFAISELEIAFKMSILLYLPFIIVDMVVASILLSMGMIMIPPILISLPFKIMIFVMVNGWDILIGGLVRSFVGG
- the fliQ gene encoding flagellar biosynthesis protein FliQ — encoded protein: MSEEVLIEVFENGILLFLKVVSPILIISVAVGLIISVFQAVTQLHEQTLTFAPKIIITFLALVLMFSWIMQNLSDFSFELFTYYLGMI
- the fliR gene encoding flagellar biosynthetic protein FliR gives rise to the protein MVLENLTYQLWIYFFIFARMAGITFFIPFFSTAFVPVQGKVFITLFISYLVLFEVNGTFPINSPPIVIIFYLLMNFVFGSSVGLIANILFYAFQFAGETIGIQIGFAMANVFDPVTSDEISLISEFSFLLSMLLFFIFKGPLILYSIIIDSFNKIPVVFTLTPDGFMIFSQKLFNVFTIGLQLSMPFIAFMILLKVALGIVSRLIPQVNVFMVGIPLQILVGFLLFLGVILIWEDQFTSLFFQLIKWIKNSMILLFQ